One segment of Acidimicrobiales bacterium DNA contains the following:
- the nuoK gene encoding NADH-quinone oxidoreductase subunit NuoK has protein sequence MTPQWYLALGAVLFAIGAFGLLVRRNPLVMFMCVELMLNAVNLTFVAFGTLLGDIGGQVVVFFVLVVAAAEVVVGLGLIVAILRRRPGATADDLSALKG, from the coding sequence GTGACCCCGCAGTGGTACCTGGCCCTCGGGGCCGTGCTGTTCGCCATCGGCGCCTTCGGCCTGCTGGTGCGCCGCAACCCCCTGGTCATGTTCATGTGCGTCGAGCTCATGCTGAACGCGGTGAACCTCACCTTCGTGGCCTTCGGCACGCTGCTGGGCGACATCGGCGGCCAGGTCGTCGTGTTCTTCGTGCTCGTGGTGGCCGCCGCCGAGGTGGTGGTCGGCCTCGGGCTCATCGTGGCCATCCTGCGTAGGCGCCCCGGCGCCACCGCGGACGACCTGTCGGCGCTGAAGGGCTGA
- the nuoL gene encoding NADH-quinone oxidoreductase subunit L, producing the protein MLDYVWLIPALPLAGFLVLLLGGQRLKEPWPGIIGTITVGASFLVTAAVFFDLQSQPVDERTVVDVLYTWLPVGGLHVDVATLADPLSISMCMFVTGIAALIHVYSIGYMHGDAKFGRFFLYLNLFVFSMLVLVLGNSLLLTFVGWEGVGLCSYFLISFWFTEEANAVAGKKAFVTNRIGDFGFMLAIFLTFQTVGTLAYEEILPAAGSMTTTTVTAIAALLFIGAVGKSAQIPLYVWLPDAMAGPTPVSALIHAATMVTAGVYLMIRINPMLAVSADWLPTGIAVIGAATALLAATIAIGQNDIKKVLAYSTVSQLGFMFVAIGSGAYIAAAFHMITHAFFKGLMFLAAGSVIHGMHDEQDMRKMGGLRKKMPITFITFLIGWLAIAGIPPFAGFWSKDEILVFAWQEHGPVLWAVGVLTALLTAFYMSRLMFLTFFGKPRWGEGTDQPDLHPHESPPTMTVPLFLLAVFSAGAGIFNLPFSTNFKFLEVWLEPVVEGAEAHLTVSGAEQFLLAGISVVAALIGIFVAYRTYLAHKIDAKVFDKEILARAWHIDEGYAAVVSGPGTWAFNAMVFFDTRVIDGAVNGVATVVRGSSMGLRRLQSGYLRNYALGVAIGAVLLLAWLLTRAGI; encoded by the coding sequence ATGCTCGACTACGTCTGGTTGATCCCTGCGCTGCCGCTGGCCGGGTTCCTGGTGCTGCTCCTCGGAGGCCAGCGCCTCAAGGAGCCGTGGCCCGGCATCATCGGCACCATCACGGTCGGGGCCTCGTTCCTCGTCACCGCCGCCGTCTTCTTCGACCTCCAGAGCCAGCCGGTCGACGAGCGCACCGTCGTCGACGTGCTCTACACCTGGCTGCCCGTCGGCGGCCTGCACGTGGACGTGGCCACCCTGGCCGATCCCCTGTCGATCAGCATGTGCATGTTCGTCACGGGCATCGCCGCCCTGATCCACGTGTACTCGATCGGGTACATGCACGGCGACGCCAAGTTCGGGCGCTTCTTCCTCTACCTGAACCTGTTCGTCTTCTCGATGCTCGTGCTGGTGCTCGGCAACAGCCTCCTGCTCACCTTCGTGGGCTGGGAGGGCGTCGGCCTGTGCTCGTACTTCCTGATCTCGTTCTGGTTCACCGAGGAGGCCAACGCGGTCGCCGGCAAGAAGGCCTTCGTCACCAACCGCATCGGTGACTTCGGCTTCATGCTCGCCATCTTCCTCACCTTCCAGACCGTCGGCACGCTGGCCTACGAGGAGATCCTCCCCGCCGCCGGCTCGATGACCACGACCACGGTCACCGCCATCGCCGCCCTCCTCTTCATCGGTGCCGTGGGCAAGTCCGCCCAGATCCCGCTCTACGTCTGGCTGCCCGACGCCATGGCGGGCCCCACCCCGGTCTCGGCCCTCATCCACGCCGCCACCATGGTCACCGCCGGCGTCTACCTGATGATCCGCATCAACCCGATGCTGGCGGTGTCGGCCGACTGGCTGCCCACCGGCATCGCGGTGATCGGCGCGGCCACCGCACTCCTGGCCGCCACCATCGCCATCGGCCAGAACGACATCAAGAAGGTCCTGGCGTACTCCACGGTCAGCCAGCTCGGCTTCATGTTCGTGGCCATCGGGTCGGGCGCCTACATCGCCGCCGCCTTCCACATGATCACCCACGCCTTCTTCAAGGGCCTCATGTTCCTCGCCGCCGGCTCGGTCATCCACGGCATGCACGACGAGCAGGACATGCGCAAGATGGGCGGGCTGCGCAAGAAGATGCCGATCACCTTCATCACCTTCCTGATCGGCTGGCTGGCCATCGCCGGCATCCCCCCGTTCGCGGGCTTCTGGTCGAAGGACGAGATCCTGGTCTTCGCCTGGCAGGAGCACGGCCCGGTGCTCTGGGCCGTCGGCGTGCTCACCGCGCTGCTCACCGCCTTCTACATGAGCCGCCTGATGTTCCTCACCTTCTTCGGCAAGCCCCGCTGGGGCGAGGGCACCGACCAGCCCGACCTGCACCCGCACGAGTCGCCGCCCACCATGACGGTCCCGCTTTTCCTCCTGGCGGTCTTCTCGGCCGGCGCCGGCATCTTCAACCTGCCCTTCTCGACGAACTTCAAGTTCCTCGAGGTCTGGCTCGAGCCGGTGGTCGAGGGCGCCGAGGCCCACCTCACCGTGTCGGGCGCCGAGCAGTTCCTCTTGGCCGGTATCTCGGTCGTCGCCGCCCTGATCGGCATCTTCGTGGCCTACCGCACCTACCTCGCCCACAAGATCGACGCCAAGGTCTTCGACAAGGAGATCCTCGCCCGGGCCTGGCACATCGACGAGGGCTACGCCGCCGTCGTCAGCGGCCCCGGCACCTGGGCCTTCAACGCGATGGTCTTCTTCGACACCCGCGTCATCGACGGCGCCGTCAACGGCGTCGCCACGGTGGTGCGGGGCAGCTCGATGGGCCTGCGCCGCCTCCAGAGCGGCTACCTGCGCAACTATGCGCTGGGGGTGGCCATCGGCGCCGTGCTCCTCCTCGCCTGGCTCCTCACGAGGGCGGGGATCTGA
- a CDS encoding NADH-quinone oxidoreductase subunit J: MMEVFVFVVAAGIVLAGALGVIASKNPVHAALSLVATLFGIAVLFIAQDAQFLAAVQVIVYAGAIVVLFLFVLMLLGVDQAEDLSVDPLVGQRPLAAIVGVAGAALLLVAIFVGDTPAPGAKAATEAISDTVANINQLGTVLFTDYVLAFEITAILLTIAVVGAVALSRRADDDAADSEEVG; the protein is encoded by the coding sequence ATGATGGAGGTGTTCGTGTTCGTGGTGGCCGCCGGCATCGTGCTCGCCGGCGCGCTCGGGGTGATCGCCTCGAAGAACCCGGTGCACGCCGCCCTCTCGCTGGTGGCCACGCTCTTCGGCATCGCCGTGCTCTTCATCGCCCAGGACGCCCAGTTCCTGGCCGCGGTGCAGGTGATCGTCTACGCCGGCGCCATCGTCGTGTTGTTCCTGTTCGTACTCATGCTGCTCGGCGTCGACCAGGCCGAGGACCTCAGCGTCGACCCGCTGGTGGGCCAGCGGCCCCTGGCCGCCATCGTCGGCGTGGCCGGTGCCGCCCTGCTTCTCGTCGCCATCTTCGTCGGCGACACCCCGGCCCCCGGTGCCAAGGCCGCCACCGAGGCCATCTCGGACACGGTCGCCAACATCAACCAGCTCGGCACGGTGCTCTTCACCGACTACGTGCTGGCCTTCGAGATCACCGCCATCCTGTTGACCATCGCCGTGGTCGGCGCCGTGGCGCTGTCGCGTCGGGCCGACGACGACGCTGCTGACAGCGAGGAGGTGGGCTGA